The following are encoded together in the Bos indicus isolate NIAB-ARS_2022 breed Sahiwal x Tharparkar chromosome 27, NIAB-ARS_B.indTharparkar_mat_pri_1.0, whole genome shotgun sequence genome:
- the BRF2 gene encoding transcription factor IIIB 50 kDa subunit has translation MPGRGRCPDCGSAELVEDSHYSQNQLVCSDCGCVVTEGILTTTFSDEGNLREVTYSRSTGENEQVSRSQQRGLRRVRDLCRVLQLPPTFEDTAVAYYQQAHQLAGIRTARLQKKEVLAGCCVLITCRQRNWPLTMGTICTLLYADLDVFSGTYMQIVKLLGLDVPSLCLVDLVKTYCSSFKLFEASPSVPAKYVEDKEKMLSRTLQLVELADETWLVTGRHPLPVITAATFLAWQSLRPSDRLTCSLARFCKLANVDLPYPASSRLQELLAVLLRMAEQLAWLQVLKLDKRSVVKHIGDLLQHRHMLVRKAFRDGTAEIDAGEKELQGQGQGQALGDEDVGSSSLELPAGKRPSSPALLLPPCMLKPPKRVCPAPPVSMVTGDEDISDSEIEQYLRTPQEVRDFQKAQAARQAAQGTPNPP, from the exons ATGCCGGGTAGAGGCCGCTGTCCCGATTGCGGCTCCGCTGAGCTCGTGGAAGACTCGCACTATTCCCAGAACCAGCTGGTGTGCTCCGACTGCGGCTGCGTGGTCACCGAGGGCATTCTTACGACCACCTTCAGTGACGAGGGCAACCTCCGAG AAGTAACATATTCTCGAAGCACCGGGGAAAACGAACAAGTTAGTCGAAGCCAGCAACGAG GTCTTCGTCGAGTGAGAGACCTCTGTCGAGTGCTGCAGCTGCCGCCAACATTTGAGGACACGGCAGTTGCCTACTACCAACAGGCGCACCAGCTCGCTGGCATCCGCACGGCCAGGCTGCAGAAGAAGGAGGTGCTGGCTGGTTGCTGCGTCCTAATCACCTGCCGGCAGCGTAACTGGCCCCTGACCATGGGGACCATCTGCACCCTGCTGTATGCAGATTTGGATGTGTTTTCTGGAACCTACATGCAGATAGTGAAGCTCCTGGGGCTGGATGTGCCATCTCTGTGCTTGGTGGACCTGGTGAAGACCTACTGTAGCAG CTTCAAGCTGTTTGAAGCCTCCCCATCTGTGCCAGCCAAGTACGTGGAAGACAAGGAGAAGATGCTGTCGCGAACGCTGCAGTTGGTGGAGCTGGCCGATGAAACGTGGCTGGTGACCGGGCGGCACCCCTTGCCCGTCATCACCGCCGCCACTTTCCTGGCGTGGCAGTCCCTGCGGCCTTCAGATCGGCTGACCTGTTCCCTTGCCCGATTTTGTAAATTGGCGAACGTGGACCTGCCCTACCCCGCTTCCTCCCGCCTGCAGGAGCTGCTGGCTGTGCTGCTGCGGATGGCTGAGCAGCTGGCCTGGTTGCAGGTTCTGAAGCTTGACAAACGGTCTGTGGTCAAGCACATCGGCGACCTTCTCCAGCACCGCCACATGCTGGTCCGCAAGGCCTTTCGGGATGGAACAGCCGAGATAGATGCCGGGGAGAAGGAGCTGCAGGGCCAGGGGCAGGGGCAAGCACTGGGAGACGAGGATGTGGGGAGTAGCTCTTTAGAGCTGCCTGCGGGCAAGCGGCCCTCCAGCCCcgctctcctcctcccaccctgcaTGTTGAAGCCCCCAAAACGAGTCTGTCCCGCCCCCCCTGTCTCCATGGTCACTGGAGACGAGGACATTTCTGATAGTGAAATCGAGCAGTATTTGCGTACCCCTCAGGAAGTTAGGGACTTCCAGAAGGCCCAGGCAGCTAGACAGGCCGCCCAGGGTACTCCGAACCCTCCCTGA